The following are encoded together in the Coffea arabica cultivar ET-39 chromosome 1c, Coffea Arabica ET-39 HiFi, whole genome shotgun sequence genome:
- the LOC113732852 gene encoding transcription factor bHLH155-like isoform X5, producing MGSKLHRALRCLCSNTGWNYAVFWKLKHRARMMLTWEDAYYDGEDYPRKMCPSNFVGNLQDRHCSHDPLQIALAKMSYHVYFLGEGIVGQVAVTGKHLWVSSDQHVAHPSSPYEHCDGWQTQFSAGIKTIAVVAVVPHGVVQLGSLDKVQVVEDLTTVNHVRNVFFELQGSLADHTPYAISSSMGSSCQSDITTTTLSSGIHHDCLQQLDTSFDKDGIKSWCSGYSSNEKDGYYPCNLLMPGVYQNKMVEMVNKHEGPENSVPEFDVGEGLRIPISGDACVEQLNLENLRATGDINHDLQSSGFGDLAQSSEKRVTLHTNNFSGKNSLCNIVPSAEDSVKEMAYLPSETLDSKACSDERGMSWFDNIQYADMPKDCTNRMDMPFRFCGGYELYEALGPAFQEQHCHFEWDAEKIEFGMSIEMSEVTGNSSLVSANSGTEHLLDAVVANIQKIESSKNEKPCVKSELLLNPENMSEPCMSDMGSISSAGYSFSRDTLNSFNSSVASGVHYSKGISSTSCSRGSDTLERPQESTKIQKKRARPGESCRPRPRDRQLIQDRIKELRELVPNGSKCSIDSLLERTIKHMIFMQSITKHAEKLNKCTGSKLMENEPRIGRSSSHEQGSSWAVEVGSNLKVCPIIVENLNMSGQMLIEMLCDECCHFLEIGEAICSMGLIVLKGVTETYEQQKPASDGHPLVTYAVIATQDKDFRW from the exons ATGGGGAGCAAATTGCATCGAGCACTCAGGTGTCTGTGTTCAAATACTGGGTGGAACTATGCTGTTTTCTGGAAGCTCAAACATCGAGCACGAAT GATGCTGACTTGGGAGGATGCCTACTACGATGGTGAAGATTACCCCAGGAAAATGTGTCCAAGTAACTTTGTAGGTAACTTGCAGGATAGGCATTGTTCACATGATCCTCTTCAGATAGCTTTGGCAAAGATGTCTTACCATGTCTATTTCCTGGGGGAAGG GATTGTAGGGCAGGTTGCTGTTACGGGTAAGCATCTATGGGTTTCTTCTGATCAACATGTAGCCCATCCTAGTTCCCCATATGAG CACTGTGATGGATGGCAAACTCAGTTTTCAGCTGGCATCAAG ACCATTGCTGTTGTTGCTGTTGTTCCCCATGGAGTTGTACAGCTTGGCTCTTTAGATAAA GTGCAGGTTGTTGAAGACCTGACAACAGTCAACCATGTAAGAAATGTCTTTTTTGAGCTCCAAGGTTCATTGGCAGATCACACTCCTTATGCAATATCCAGCAGCATGGGGAGTTCCTGTCAG TCAGATATAACAACGACAACTTTGAGCTCAGGGATACATCATGATTGCTTACAGCAGCTAGATACGAGTTTTGACAAAGATGGGATAAAATCTTGGTGTTCTGGATATTCATCCAATGAAAAAGATGGTTATTATCCTTGTAACCTACTAATGCCTGGAGTCTATCAAaataaaatggttgaaatgGTTAATAAACATGAAGGACCAGAAAACTCAGTACCAGAGTTTGATGTAGGTGAAGGTTTACGAATACCAATTTCTGGAGATGCCTGTGTGGAGCAGCTGAACCTTGAAAACTTGAGAGCAACTGGTGACATCAACCATGATTTGCAAAGCAGCGGGTTTGGTGATTTGGCTCAGAGTTCAGAAAAAAGAGTTACTTTACATACCAATAACTTTTCTGGCAAAAATAGTCTATGTAATATTGTTCCCTCTGCTGAGGATTCGGTCAAGGAGATGGCATATCTTCCTTCAGAAACCTTGGACTCCAAAGCTTGTAGTGATGAAAGAGGGATGTCTTGGTTCGACAATATCCAATATGCGGACATGCCTAAAGATTGTACAAATAGAATGGACATGCCTTTCAGGTTTTGTGGTGGCTACGAGCTTTATGAAGCATTGGGACCTGCTTTTCAGGAACAGCACTGCCATTTCGAATGGGACGcagaaaaaattgaatttggCATGTCCATCGAGATGTCAGAGGTGACGGGAAATAGCAGCCTGGTAAGTGCAAACTCTGGCACAGAGCATCTTCTGGATGCAGTGGTTGCAAATATTCAAAAGATTGAGAGCAGCAAAAATGAGAAGCCATGCGTTAAGTCTGAGCTACTTTTGAATCCTGAAAATATGTCAGAACCTTGTATGAGCGACATGGGCTCTATAAGTTCAGCAGGTTATTCTTTCAGTCGGGATACACTAAACAGTTTCAACTCCTCGGTTGCAAGTGGTGTTCACTATTCTAAAGGCATTTCATCAACTAGCTGCAGTAGAGGTAGTGATACCTTGGAGAGGCCACAAGAATCCACTAAGATACAGAAGAAGAGGGCCAGGCCTGGTGAGAGTTGCAGACCTAGGCCAAGGGATCGACAATTGATTCAAGATCGAATCAAGGAGTTGCGAGAGCTTGTACCTAATGGATCTAAG TGCAGTATTGATTCACTTCTGGAGCGAACTATCAAGCACATGATTTTCATGCAAAGCATCACCAAGCATGCAGAAAAGCTTAATAAGTGCACTGGATCAAAG TTGATGGAAAATGAACCAAGAATTGGAAGATCATCCAGCCATGAGCAGGGTTCAAGCTGGGCAGTGGAAGTGGGAAGCAACCTCAAAGTTTGCCCAATAATCGTGGAAAATTTGAACATGAGTGGCCAAATGCTAATAGAG ATGCTCTGTGATGAATGTTGCCATTTTCTTGAGATAGGAGAAGCCATTTGTAGCATGGGACTTATAGTTCTGAAAGGTGTTACGGAAACCTACG AACAACAGAAACCTGCATCGGATGGACATCCTTTGGTCACTTATGCAGTTATTGCAACCCAAGACAAAGATTTCAGATGGTAA
- the LOC113732852 gene encoding transcription factor EMB1444-like isoform X7 has protein sequence MGSKLHRALRCLCSNTGWNYAVFWKLKHRARMMLTWEDAYYDGEDYPRKMCPSNFVGNLQDRHCSHDPLQIALAKMSYHVYFLGEGIVGQVAVTGKHLWVSSDQHVAHPSSPYEHCDGWQTQFSAGIKTIAVVAVVPHGVVQLGSLDKVQVVEDLTTVNHVRNVFFELQGSLADHTPYAISSSMGSSCQSDITTTTLSSGIHHDCLQQLDTSFDKDGIKSWCSGYSSNEKDGEGLRIPISGDACVEQLNLENLRATGDINHDLQSSGFGDLAQSSEKRVTLHTNNFSGKNSLCNIVPSAEDSVKEMAYLPSETLDSKACSDERGMSWFDNIQYADMPKDCTNRMDMPFRFCGGYELYEALGPAFQEQHCHFEWDAEKIEFGMSIEMSEVTGNSSLVSANSGTEHLLDAVVANIQKIESSKNEKPCVKSELLLNPENMSEPCMSDMGSISSAGYSFSRDTLNSFNSSVASGVHYSKGISSTSCSRGSDTLERPQESTKIQKKRARPGESCRPRPRDRQLIQDRIKELRELVPNGSKCSIDSLLERTIKHMIFMQSITKHAEKLNKCTGSKLMENEPRIGRSSSHEQGSSWAVEVGSNLKVCPIIVENLNMSGQMLIEMLCDECCHFLEIGEAICSMGLIVLKGVTETYGEKTWMRFVVEGQNNRNLHRMDILWSLMQLLQPKTKISDGKL, from the exons ATGGGGAGCAAATTGCATCGAGCACTCAGGTGTCTGTGTTCAAATACTGGGTGGAACTATGCTGTTTTCTGGAAGCTCAAACATCGAGCACGAAT GATGCTGACTTGGGAGGATGCCTACTACGATGGTGAAGATTACCCCAGGAAAATGTGTCCAAGTAACTTTGTAGGTAACTTGCAGGATAGGCATTGTTCACATGATCCTCTTCAGATAGCTTTGGCAAAGATGTCTTACCATGTCTATTTCCTGGGGGAAGG GATTGTAGGGCAGGTTGCTGTTACGGGTAAGCATCTATGGGTTTCTTCTGATCAACATGTAGCCCATCCTAGTTCCCCATATGAG CACTGTGATGGATGGCAAACTCAGTTTTCAGCTGGCATCAAG ACCATTGCTGTTGTTGCTGTTGTTCCCCATGGAGTTGTACAGCTTGGCTCTTTAGATAAA GTGCAGGTTGTTGAAGACCTGACAACAGTCAACCATGTAAGAAATGTCTTTTTTGAGCTCCAAGGTTCATTGGCAGATCACACTCCTTATGCAATATCCAGCAGCATGGGGAGTTCCTGTCAG TCAGATATAACAACGACAACTTTGAGCTCAGGGATACATCATGATTGCTTACAGCAGCTAGATACGAGTTTTGACAAAGATGGGATAAAATCTTGGTGTTCTGGATATTCATCCAATGAAAAAGATG GTGAAGGTTTACGAATACCAATTTCTGGAGATGCCTGTGTGGAGCAGCTGAACCTTGAAAACTTGAGAGCAACTGGTGACATCAACCATGATTTGCAAAGCAGCGGGTTTGGTGATTTGGCTCAGAGTTCAGAAAAAAGAGTTACTTTACATACCAATAACTTTTCTGGCAAAAATAGTCTATGTAATATTGTTCCCTCTGCTGAGGATTCGGTCAAGGAGATGGCATATCTTCCTTCAGAAACCTTGGACTCCAAAGCTTGTAGTGATGAAAGAGGGATGTCTTGGTTCGACAATATCCAATATGCGGACATGCCTAAAGATTGTACAAATAGAATGGACATGCCTTTCAGGTTTTGTGGTGGCTACGAGCTTTATGAAGCATTGGGACCTGCTTTTCAGGAACAGCACTGCCATTTCGAATGGGACGcagaaaaaattgaatttggCATGTCCATCGAGATGTCAGAGGTGACGGGAAATAGCAGCCTGGTAAGTGCAAACTCTGGCACAGAGCATCTTCTGGATGCAGTGGTTGCAAATATTCAAAAGATTGAGAGCAGCAAAAATGAGAAGCCATGCGTTAAGTCTGAGCTACTTTTGAATCCTGAAAATATGTCAGAACCTTGTATGAGCGACATGGGCTCTATAAGTTCAGCAGGTTATTCTTTCAGTCGGGATACACTAAACAGTTTCAACTCCTCGGTTGCAAGTGGTGTTCACTATTCTAAAGGCATTTCATCAACTAGCTGCAGTAGAGGTAGTGATACCTTGGAGAGGCCACAAGAATCCACTAAGATACAGAAGAAGAGGGCCAGGCCTGGTGAGAGTTGCAGACCTAGGCCAAGGGATCGACAATTGATTCAAGATCGAATCAAGGAGTTGCGAGAGCTTGTACCTAATGGATCTAAG TGCAGTATTGATTCACTTCTGGAGCGAACTATCAAGCACATGATTTTCATGCAAAGCATCACCAAGCATGCAGAAAAGCTTAATAAGTGCACTGGATCAAAG TTGATGGAAAATGAACCAAGAATTGGAAGATCATCCAGCCATGAGCAGGGTTCAAGCTGGGCAGTGGAAGTGGGAAGCAACCTCAAAGTTTGCCCAATAATCGTGGAAAATTTGAACATGAGTGGCCAAATGCTAATAGAG ATGCTCTGTGATGAATGTTGCCATTTTCTTGAGATAGGAGAAGCCATTTGTAGCATGGGACTTATAGTTCTGAAAGGTGTTACGGAAACCTACGGTGAGAAAACATGGATGCGTTTTGTTGTTGAG GGGCAGAACAACAGAAACCTGCATCGGATGGACATCCTTTGGTCACTTATGCAGTTATTGCAACCCAAGACAAAGATTTCAGATGGTAAACTCTAG
- the LOC113732852 gene encoding transcription factor EMB1444-like isoform X3: protein MGSKLHRALRCLCSNTGWNYAVFWKLKHRARMMLTWEDAYYDGEDYPRKMCPSNFVGNLQDRHCSHDPLQIALAKMSYHVYFLGEGIVGQVAVTGKHLWVSSDQHVAHPSSPYEHCDGWQTQFSAGIKTIAVVAVVPHGVVQLGSLDKVQVVEDLTTVNHVRNVFFELQGSLADHTPYAISSSMGSSCQSDITTTTLSSGIHHDCLQQLDTSFDKDGIKSWCSGYSSNEKDGYYPCNLLMPGVYQNKMVEMVNKHEGPENSVPEFDVGEGLRIPISGDACVEQLNLENLRATGDINHDLQSSGFGDLAQSSEKRVTLHTNNFSGKNSLCNIVPSAEDSVKEMAYLPSETLDSKACSDERGMSWFDNIQYADMPKDCTNRMDMPFRFCGGYELYEALGPAFQEQHCHFEWDAEKIEFGMSIEMSEVTGNSSLVSANSGTEHLLDAVVANIQKIESSKNEKPCVKSELLLNPENMSEPCMSDMGSISSAGYSFSRDTLNSFNSSVASGVHYSKGISSTSCSRGSDTLERPQESTKIQKKRARPGESCRPRPRDRQLIQDRIKELRELVPNGSKCSIDSLLERTIKHMIFMQSITKHAEKLNKCTGSKLMENEPRIGRSSSHEQGSSWAVEVGSNLKVCPIIVENLNMSGQMLIEMLCDECCHFLEIGEAICSMGLIVLKGVTETYGEKTWMRFVVENNRNLHRMDILWSLMQLLQPKTKISDGKL, encoded by the exons ATGGGGAGCAAATTGCATCGAGCACTCAGGTGTCTGTGTTCAAATACTGGGTGGAACTATGCTGTTTTCTGGAAGCTCAAACATCGAGCACGAAT GATGCTGACTTGGGAGGATGCCTACTACGATGGTGAAGATTACCCCAGGAAAATGTGTCCAAGTAACTTTGTAGGTAACTTGCAGGATAGGCATTGTTCACATGATCCTCTTCAGATAGCTTTGGCAAAGATGTCTTACCATGTCTATTTCCTGGGGGAAGG GATTGTAGGGCAGGTTGCTGTTACGGGTAAGCATCTATGGGTTTCTTCTGATCAACATGTAGCCCATCCTAGTTCCCCATATGAG CACTGTGATGGATGGCAAACTCAGTTTTCAGCTGGCATCAAG ACCATTGCTGTTGTTGCTGTTGTTCCCCATGGAGTTGTACAGCTTGGCTCTTTAGATAAA GTGCAGGTTGTTGAAGACCTGACAACAGTCAACCATGTAAGAAATGTCTTTTTTGAGCTCCAAGGTTCATTGGCAGATCACACTCCTTATGCAATATCCAGCAGCATGGGGAGTTCCTGTCAG TCAGATATAACAACGACAACTTTGAGCTCAGGGATACATCATGATTGCTTACAGCAGCTAGATACGAGTTTTGACAAAGATGGGATAAAATCTTGGTGTTCTGGATATTCATCCAATGAAAAAGATGGTTATTATCCTTGTAACCTACTAATGCCTGGAGTCTATCAAaataaaatggttgaaatgGTTAATAAACATGAAGGACCAGAAAACTCAGTACCAGAGTTTGATGTAGGTGAAGGTTTACGAATACCAATTTCTGGAGATGCCTGTGTGGAGCAGCTGAACCTTGAAAACTTGAGAGCAACTGGTGACATCAACCATGATTTGCAAAGCAGCGGGTTTGGTGATTTGGCTCAGAGTTCAGAAAAAAGAGTTACTTTACATACCAATAACTTTTCTGGCAAAAATAGTCTATGTAATATTGTTCCCTCTGCTGAGGATTCGGTCAAGGAGATGGCATATCTTCCTTCAGAAACCTTGGACTCCAAAGCTTGTAGTGATGAAAGAGGGATGTCTTGGTTCGACAATATCCAATATGCGGACATGCCTAAAGATTGTACAAATAGAATGGACATGCCTTTCAGGTTTTGTGGTGGCTACGAGCTTTATGAAGCATTGGGACCTGCTTTTCAGGAACAGCACTGCCATTTCGAATGGGACGcagaaaaaattgaatttggCATGTCCATCGAGATGTCAGAGGTGACGGGAAATAGCAGCCTGGTAAGTGCAAACTCTGGCACAGAGCATCTTCTGGATGCAGTGGTTGCAAATATTCAAAAGATTGAGAGCAGCAAAAATGAGAAGCCATGCGTTAAGTCTGAGCTACTTTTGAATCCTGAAAATATGTCAGAACCTTGTATGAGCGACATGGGCTCTATAAGTTCAGCAGGTTATTCTTTCAGTCGGGATACACTAAACAGTTTCAACTCCTCGGTTGCAAGTGGTGTTCACTATTCTAAAGGCATTTCATCAACTAGCTGCAGTAGAGGTAGTGATACCTTGGAGAGGCCACAAGAATCCACTAAGATACAGAAGAAGAGGGCCAGGCCTGGTGAGAGTTGCAGACCTAGGCCAAGGGATCGACAATTGATTCAAGATCGAATCAAGGAGTTGCGAGAGCTTGTACCTAATGGATCTAAG TGCAGTATTGATTCACTTCTGGAGCGAACTATCAAGCACATGATTTTCATGCAAAGCATCACCAAGCATGCAGAAAAGCTTAATAAGTGCACTGGATCAAAG TTGATGGAAAATGAACCAAGAATTGGAAGATCATCCAGCCATGAGCAGGGTTCAAGCTGGGCAGTGGAAGTGGGAAGCAACCTCAAAGTTTGCCCAATAATCGTGGAAAATTTGAACATGAGTGGCCAAATGCTAATAGAG ATGCTCTGTGATGAATGTTGCCATTTTCTTGAGATAGGAGAAGCCATTTGTAGCATGGGACTTATAGTTCTGAAAGGTGTTACGGAAACCTACGGTGAGAAAACATGGATGCGTTTTGTTGTTGAG AACAACAGAAACCTGCATCGGATGGACATCCTTTGGTCACTTATGCAGTTATTGCAACCCAAGACAAAGATTTCAGATGGTAAACTCTAG
- the LOC113732852 gene encoding transcription factor EMB1444-like isoform X1, with protein sequence MGSKLHRALRCLCSNTGWNYAVFWKLKHRARMMLTWEDAYYDGEDYPRKMCPSNFVGNLQDRHCSHDPLQIALAKMSYHVYFLGEGIVGQVAVTGKHLWVSSDQHVAHPSSPYEHCDGWQTQFSAGIKTIAVVAVVPHGVVQLGSLDKVQVVEDLTTVNHVRNVFFELQGSLADHTPYAISSSMGSSCQSDITTTTLSSGIHHDCLQQLDTSFDKDGIKSWCSGYSSNEKDGYYPCNLLMPGVYQNKMVEMVNKHEGPENSVPEFDVGEGLRIPISGDACVEQLNLENLRATGDINHDLQSSGFGDLAQSSEKRVTLHTNNFSGKNSLCNIVPSAEDSVKEMAYLPSETLDSKACSDERGMSWFDNIQYADMPKDCTNRMDMPFRFCGGYELYEALGPAFQEQHCHFEWDAEKIEFGMSIEMSEVTGNSSLVSANSGTEHLLDAVVANIQKIESSKNEKPCVKSELLLNPENMSEPCMSDMGSISSAGYSFSRDTLNSFNSSVASGVHYSKGISSTSCSRGSDTLERPQESTKIQKKRARPGESCRPRPRDRQLIQDRIKELRELVPNGSKCSIDSLLERTIKHMIFMQSITKHAEKLNKCTGSKLMENEPRIGRSSSHEQGSSWAVEVGSNLKVCPIIVENLNMSGQMLIEMLCDECCHFLEIGEAICSMGLIVLKGVTETYGEKTWMRFVVEGQNNRNLHRMDILWSLMQLLQPKTKISDGKL encoded by the exons ATGGGGAGCAAATTGCATCGAGCACTCAGGTGTCTGTGTTCAAATACTGGGTGGAACTATGCTGTTTTCTGGAAGCTCAAACATCGAGCACGAAT GATGCTGACTTGGGAGGATGCCTACTACGATGGTGAAGATTACCCCAGGAAAATGTGTCCAAGTAACTTTGTAGGTAACTTGCAGGATAGGCATTGTTCACATGATCCTCTTCAGATAGCTTTGGCAAAGATGTCTTACCATGTCTATTTCCTGGGGGAAGG GATTGTAGGGCAGGTTGCTGTTACGGGTAAGCATCTATGGGTTTCTTCTGATCAACATGTAGCCCATCCTAGTTCCCCATATGAG CACTGTGATGGATGGCAAACTCAGTTTTCAGCTGGCATCAAG ACCATTGCTGTTGTTGCTGTTGTTCCCCATGGAGTTGTACAGCTTGGCTCTTTAGATAAA GTGCAGGTTGTTGAAGACCTGACAACAGTCAACCATGTAAGAAATGTCTTTTTTGAGCTCCAAGGTTCATTGGCAGATCACACTCCTTATGCAATATCCAGCAGCATGGGGAGTTCCTGTCAG TCAGATATAACAACGACAACTTTGAGCTCAGGGATACATCATGATTGCTTACAGCAGCTAGATACGAGTTTTGACAAAGATGGGATAAAATCTTGGTGTTCTGGATATTCATCCAATGAAAAAGATGGTTATTATCCTTGTAACCTACTAATGCCTGGAGTCTATCAAaataaaatggttgaaatgGTTAATAAACATGAAGGACCAGAAAACTCAGTACCAGAGTTTGATGTAGGTGAAGGTTTACGAATACCAATTTCTGGAGATGCCTGTGTGGAGCAGCTGAACCTTGAAAACTTGAGAGCAACTGGTGACATCAACCATGATTTGCAAAGCAGCGGGTTTGGTGATTTGGCTCAGAGTTCAGAAAAAAGAGTTACTTTACATACCAATAACTTTTCTGGCAAAAATAGTCTATGTAATATTGTTCCCTCTGCTGAGGATTCGGTCAAGGAGATGGCATATCTTCCTTCAGAAACCTTGGACTCCAAAGCTTGTAGTGATGAAAGAGGGATGTCTTGGTTCGACAATATCCAATATGCGGACATGCCTAAAGATTGTACAAATAGAATGGACATGCCTTTCAGGTTTTGTGGTGGCTACGAGCTTTATGAAGCATTGGGACCTGCTTTTCAGGAACAGCACTGCCATTTCGAATGGGACGcagaaaaaattgaatttggCATGTCCATCGAGATGTCAGAGGTGACGGGAAATAGCAGCCTGGTAAGTGCAAACTCTGGCACAGAGCATCTTCTGGATGCAGTGGTTGCAAATATTCAAAAGATTGAGAGCAGCAAAAATGAGAAGCCATGCGTTAAGTCTGAGCTACTTTTGAATCCTGAAAATATGTCAGAACCTTGTATGAGCGACATGGGCTCTATAAGTTCAGCAGGTTATTCTTTCAGTCGGGATACACTAAACAGTTTCAACTCCTCGGTTGCAAGTGGTGTTCACTATTCTAAAGGCATTTCATCAACTAGCTGCAGTAGAGGTAGTGATACCTTGGAGAGGCCACAAGAATCCACTAAGATACAGAAGAAGAGGGCCAGGCCTGGTGAGAGTTGCAGACCTAGGCCAAGGGATCGACAATTGATTCAAGATCGAATCAAGGAGTTGCGAGAGCTTGTACCTAATGGATCTAAG TGCAGTATTGATTCACTTCTGGAGCGAACTATCAAGCACATGATTTTCATGCAAAGCATCACCAAGCATGCAGAAAAGCTTAATAAGTGCACTGGATCAAAG TTGATGGAAAATGAACCAAGAATTGGAAGATCATCCAGCCATGAGCAGGGTTCAAGCTGGGCAGTGGAAGTGGGAAGCAACCTCAAAGTTTGCCCAATAATCGTGGAAAATTTGAACATGAGTGGCCAAATGCTAATAGAG ATGCTCTGTGATGAATGTTGCCATTTTCTTGAGATAGGAGAAGCCATTTGTAGCATGGGACTTATAGTTCTGAAAGGTGTTACGGAAACCTACGGTGAGAAAACATGGATGCGTTTTGTTGTTGAG GGGCAGAACAACAGAAACCTGCATCGGATGGACATCCTTTGGTCACTTATGCAGTTATTGCAACCCAAGACAAAGATTTCAGATGGTAAACTCTAG
- the LOC113732852 gene encoding transcription factor bHLH155-like isoform X4 encodes MGSKLHRALRCLCSNTGWNYAVFWKLKHRARMMLTWEDAYYDGEDYPRKMCPSNFVGNLQDRHCSHDPLQIALAKMSYHVYFLGEGIVGQVAVTGKHLWVSSDQHVAHPSSPYEHCDGWQTQFSAGIKTIAVVAVVPHGVVQLGSLDKVQVVEDLTTVNHVRNVFFELQGSLADHTPYAISSSMGSSCQSDITTTTLSSGIHHDCLQQLDTSFDKDGIKSWCSGYSSNEKDGYYPCNLLMPGVYQNKMVEMVNKHEGPENSVPEFDVGEGLRIPISGDACVEQLNLENLRATGDINHDLQSSGFGDLAQSSEKRVTLHTNNFSGKNSLCNIVPSAEDSVKEMAYLPSETLDSKACSDERGMSWFDNIQYADMPKDCTNRMDMPFRFCGGYELYEALGPAFQEQHCHFEWDAEKIEFGMSIEMSEVTGNSSLVSANSGTEHLLDAVVANIQKIESSKNEKPCVKSELLLNPENMSEPCMSDMGSISSAGYSFSRDTLNSFNSSVASGVHYSKGISSTSCSRGSDTLERPQESTKIQKKRARPGESCRPRPRDRQLIQDRIKELRELVPNGSKCSIDSLLERTIKHMIFMQSITKHAEKLNKCTGSKLMENEPRIGRSSSHEQGSSWAVEVGSNLKVCPIIVENLNMSGQMLIEMLCDECCHFLEIGEAICSMGLIVLKGVTETYGAEQQKPASDGHPLVTYAVIATQDKDFRW; translated from the exons ATGGGGAGCAAATTGCATCGAGCACTCAGGTGTCTGTGTTCAAATACTGGGTGGAACTATGCTGTTTTCTGGAAGCTCAAACATCGAGCACGAAT GATGCTGACTTGGGAGGATGCCTACTACGATGGTGAAGATTACCCCAGGAAAATGTGTCCAAGTAACTTTGTAGGTAACTTGCAGGATAGGCATTGTTCACATGATCCTCTTCAGATAGCTTTGGCAAAGATGTCTTACCATGTCTATTTCCTGGGGGAAGG GATTGTAGGGCAGGTTGCTGTTACGGGTAAGCATCTATGGGTTTCTTCTGATCAACATGTAGCCCATCCTAGTTCCCCATATGAG CACTGTGATGGATGGCAAACTCAGTTTTCAGCTGGCATCAAG ACCATTGCTGTTGTTGCTGTTGTTCCCCATGGAGTTGTACAGCTTGGCTCTTTAGATAAA GTGCAGGTTGTTGAAGACCTGACAACAGTCAACCATGTAAGAAATGTCTTTTTTGAGCTCCAAGGTTCATTGGCAGATCACACTCCTTATGCAATATCCAGCAGCATGGGGAGTTCCTGTCAG TCAGATATAACAACGACAACTTTGAGCTCAGGGATACATCATGATTGCTTACAGCAGCTAGATACGAGTTTTGACAAAGATGGGATAAAATCTTGGTGTTCTGGATATTCATCCAATGAAAAAGATGGTTATTATCCTTGTAACCTACTAATGCCTGGAGTCTATCAAaataaaatggttgaaatgGTTAATAAACATGAAGGACCAGAAAACTCAGTACCAGAGTTTGATGTAGGTGAAGGTTTACGAATACCAATTTCTGGAGATGCCTGTGTGGAGCAGCTGAACCTTGAAAACTTGAGAGCAACTGGTGACATCAACCATGATTTGCAAAGCAGCGGGTTTGGTGATTTGGCTCAGAGTTCAGAAAAAAGAGTTACTTTACATACCAATAACTTTTCTGGCAAAAATAGTCTATGTAATATTGTTCCCTCTGCTGAGGATTCGGTCAAGGAGATGGCATATCTTCCTTCAGAAACCTTGGACTCCAAAGCTTGTAGTGATGAAAGAGGGATGTCTTGGTTCGACAATATCCAATATGCGGACATGCCTAAAGATTGTACAAATAGAATGGACATGCCTTTCAGGTTTTGTGGTGGCTACGAGCTTTATGAAGCATTGGGACCTGCTTTTCAGGAACAGCACTGCCATTTCGAATGGGACGcagaaaaaattgaatttggCATGTCCATCGAGATGTCAGAGGTGACGGGAAATAGCAGCCTGGTAAGTGCAAACTCTGGCACAGAGCATCTTCTGGATGCAGTGGTTGCAAATATTCAAAAGATTGAGAGCAGCAAAAATGAGAAGCCATGCGTTAAGTCTGAGCTACTTTTGAATCCTGAAAATATGTCAGAACCTTGTATGAGCGACATGGGCTCTATAAGTTCAGCAGGTTATTCTTTCAGTCGGGATACACTAAACAGTTTCAACTCCTCGGTTGCAAGTGGTGTTCACTATTCTAAAGGCATTTCATCAACTAGCTGCAGTAGAGGTAGTGATACCTTGGAGAGGCCACAAGAATCCACTAAGATACAGAAGAAGAGGGCCAGGCCTGGTGAGAGTTGCAGACCTAGGCCAAGGGATCGACAATTGATTCAAGATCGAATCAAGGAGTTGCGAGAGCTTGTACCTAATGGATCTAAG TGCAGTATTGATTCACTTCTGGAGCGAACTATCAAGCACATGATTTTCATGCAAAGCATCACCAAGCATGCAGAAAAGCTTAATAAGTGCACTGGATCAAAG TTGATGGAAAATGAACCAAGAATTGGAAGATCATCCAGCCATGAGCAGGGTTCAAGCTGGGCAGTGGAAGTGGGAAGCAACCTCAAAGTTTGCCCAATAATCGTGGAAAATTTGAACATGAGTGGCCAAATGCTAATAGAG ATGCTCTGTGATGAATGTTGCCATTTTCTTGAGATAGGAGAAGCCATTTGTAGCATGGGACTTATAGTTCTGAAAGGTGTTACGGAAACCTACG GGGCAGAACAACAGAAACCTGCATCGGATGGACATCCTTTGGTCACTTATGCAGTTATTGCAACCCAAGACAAAGATTTCAGATGGTAA